In Streptomyces sp. NBC_00414, a single window of DNA contains:
- the pdxS gene encoding pyridoxal 5'-phosphate synthase lyase subunit PdxS, protein MSSTLSHPAQPTDTPATGTARVKRGMAEQLKGGVIMDVVTPDQAKIAEDAGAVAVMALERVPADIRKDGGVARMSDPDMIEGIIEAVSIPVMAKSRIGHFVEAQVLQSLGVDYIDESEVLTPADEVNHSDKWAYTTPFVCGATNLGEALRRIAEGAAMIRSKGEAGTGNVVEAVRHLRQIKNEIARLRGYDNNELYAAAKELRAPYEIVKEVAELGKLPVVLFSAGGVATPADAALMRQLGAEGVFVGSGIFKSGDPAKRAAAIVKATTFYDDPKIIADASRNLGEAMVGINCDTLPESERYANRGW, encoded by the coding sequence TTGTCCAGCACGCTCTCCCACCCCGCCCAGCCCACCGACACCCCGGCCACCGGCACCGCGCGCGTGAAGCGCGGTATGGCCGAGCAGCTCAAGGGCGGCGTGATCATGGACGTCGTCACGCCCGACCAGGCGAAGATCGCCGAGGACGCGGGCGCCGTGGCCGTGATGGCCCTGGAGCGGGTCCCGGCCGACATCCGCAAGGACGGCGGCGTGGCGCGCATGTCCGACCCGGACATGATCGAGGGCATCATCGAGGCCGTCTCGATCCCGGTGATGGCGAAGTCGCGCATCGGCCACTTCGTGGAGGCCCAGGTCCTGCAGTCCCTCGGCGTCGACTACATCGACGAGTCCGAGGTCCTCACCCCCGCCGACGAGGTCAACCACTCCGACAAGTGGGCCTACACGACTCCCTTCGTCTGTGGCGCCACCAACCTGGGCGAGGCCCTGCGCCGCATAGCCGAGGGCGCCGCCATGATCCGCTCCAAGGGCGAGGCCGGCACCGGCAACGTCGTCGAGGCCGTCCGCCACCTGCGCCAGATCAAGAACGAGATCGCCCGGCTGCGCGGCTACGACAACAACGAGCTGTACGCCGCCGCCAAGGAGCTGCGCGCCCCGTACGAGATCGTCAAGGAGGTCGCCGAGCTGGGCAAGCTCCCGGTCGTGCTGTTCTCCGCCGGTGGCGTGGCCACCCCGGCCGACGCCGCCCTGATGCGCCAGCTCGGCGCCGAGGGTGTCTTCGTCGGCTCCGGCATCTTCAAGTCCGGCGACCCCGCCAAGCGCGCCGCGGCCATCGTGAAGGCCACCACCTTCTACGACGACCCGAAGATCATCGCGGACGCCTCCCGCAACCTGGGCGAGGCCATGGTCGGCATCAACTGCGACACCCTCCCCGAGTCCGAGCGCTACGCGAACCGCGGCTGGTAG
- the pdxT gene encoding pyridoxal 5'-phosphate synthase glutaminase subunit PdxT, whose product MSTTPVIGVLALQGDVREHLIALASADAVARPVRRPEELAEVDGLIVPGGESTTISKLAVLFGLMEPLRARVRAGLPVYGSCAGMIMLADKILDPRSGQETIGGIDMIVRRNAFGRQNESFEAKVDVAGIEGDAVEGLFIRAPWVESVGAEAEVLAEHAGHIVAVRQGNALATSFHPELTGDHRVHGLFVDMVRANRTAAS is encoded by the coding sequence ATGAGCACCACCCCCGTCATAGGCGTCCTGGCCCTCCAGGGCGACGTACGGGAGCACCTCATCGCCCTGGCCTCGGCGGACGCCGTGGCCAGGCCGGTGCGGCGCCCCGAGGAACTCGCCGAGGTGGACGGACTGATCGTCCCCGGCGGTGAGTCCACCACCATCTCCAAACTGGCCGTCCTCTTCGGCCTGATGGAGCCACTCCGCGCGCGCGTGCGAGCCGGTCTGCCCGTCTACGGCAGCTGCGCGGGCATGATCATGCTCGCCGACAAGATCCTCGACCCGCGCTCGGGCCAGGAGACCATCGGCGGCATCGACATGATCGTGCGCCGCAACGCCTTCGGACGGCAGAACGAATCCTTCGAGGCGAAGGTCGACGTGGCGGGCATCGAGGGCGATGCCGTGGAGGGCCTCTTCATCCGGGCCCCGTGGGTCGAGTCGGTGGGTGCCGAGGCCGAGGTGCTTGCGGAGCACGCCGGTCACATCGTCGCCGTACGCCAGGGCAACGCGCTCGCCACGTCTTTCCACCCGGAACTGACCGGCGACCACCGCGTGCACGGTCTCTTCGTCGACATGGTGCGCGCGAACCGGACAGCGGCGTCCTAG
- a CDS encoding YebC/PmpR family DNA-binding transcriptional regulator yields the protein MSGHSKWATTKHKKAVIDAKRGKLFAKLIKNIEVAARMGGVDLDGNPTLYDAVQKAKKSSVPNKNIDSAVKRGGGLEAGGADYETIMYEGYGPNGVAVLIECLTDNRNRAASDVRVAMTRNGGNMADPGSVSYLFNRKGVVIVPKGELSEDDVLDAVLDAGAEEVNDLGESFEVISEATDLVAVRTALQEAGVDYDSADANFVPTMQVELDEDGARKIFKLIDALEDSDDVQNVFANFDVSDEVMEKVDA from the coding sequence ATGTCCGGCCACTCTAAATGGGCTACGACGAAGCACAAGAAGGCCGTGATCGACGCCAAACGCGGCAAGCTCTTCGCGAAGCTGATCAAGAACATCGAGGTCGCGGCGCGGATGGGCGGCGTCGACCTCGACGGCAATCCGACGCTGTACGACGCCGTGCAGAAGGCCAAGAAGTCCTCTGTTCCCAACAAGAACATCGACTCCGCGGTCAAGCGCGGCGGCGGTCTCGAAGCCGGCGGCGCCGACTACGAGACGATCATGTACGAGGGGTACGGCCCGAACGGTGTCGCGGTGCTCATCGAGTGCCTCACCGACAACCGCAACCGCGCCGCCTCCGACGTACGTGTCGCCATGACCCGCAACGGCGGCAACATGGCCGACCCGGGTTCCGTCTCGTACCTCTTCAACCGCAAGGGCGTCGTCATCGTCCCCAAGGGCGAGCTGTCCGAGGACGACGTCCTGGACGCCGTGCTCGACGCGGGCGCCGAGGAGGTCAACGACCTCGGTGAGTCCTTCGAGGTCATCTCCGAGGCCACCGACCTGGTCGCCGTGCGCACCGCGCTCCAGGAGGCCGGTGTCGACTACGACTCCGCCGACGCCAACTTCGTCCCCACCATGCAGGTCGAGCTGGACGAGGACGGCGCCCGGAAGATCTTCAAGCTCATCGACGCCCTTGAGGACAGCGACGACGTGCAGAACGTCTTCGCCAACTTCGACGTGAGCGACGAGGTCATGGAGAAGGTCGACGCGTAA
- the ruvC gene encoding crossover junction endodeoxyribonuclease RuvC, which translates to MRVLGVDPGLTRCGVGVVDGVAGRPLTMIAVGVVRTPADAELGQRLVAIEQGIEKWLDDHRPEYVAVERVFSQHNVRTVMGTAQASAVAMLCAARRGIPVALHTPSEVKAAVTGNGRADKAQVGAMVTRLLRLDAPPKPADAADALALAICHIWRAPAVNRLQQAQAAHRQAQLSSRKVTR; encoded by the coding sequence GTGCGCGTACTGGGCGTTGACCCCGGATTGACCCGGTGCGGCGTCGGTGTCGTCGACGGAGTGGCGGGCCGACCGCTCACCATGATCGCCGTCGGTGTCGTGCGCACCCCCGCGGACGCGGAGTTGGGGCAGCGTCTCGTCGCCATCGAGCAGGGCATCGAGAAGTGGCTCGACGACCACCGGCCCGAATACGTCGCCGTGGAGCGGGTGTTCAGCCAGCACAACGTCCGTACGGTGATGGGCACGGCCCAGGCCAGCGCCGTCGCGATGCTCTGCGCGGCCCGCCGCGGCATCCCCGTCGCCCTGCACACCCCCAGCGAGGTCAAGGCCGCCGTCACCGGCAACGGCCGCGCGGACAAGGCCCAGGTCGGCGCCATGGTCACCCGGCTGCTCCGGCTCGACGCGCCCCCCAAGCCCGCCGACGCCGCCGACGCCCTCGCCCTCGCCATCTGTCACATCTGGCGCGCCCCGGCCGTGAACCGCCTCCAGCAGGCACAGGCCGCGCACCGCCAGGCCCAGCTCTCCAGCCGGAAGGTCACCCGATGA
- the ruvA gene encoding Holliday junction branch migration protein RuvA, with protein sequence MIAFVSGQVAALAPDSAVVEVGGIGIAVQCTPNTLSGLRMGKEARLATSLVVREDSLTLYGFVDDDERQTFVLLQTASGVGPRLAQAMLAVHSPDALRRAVSTGDEKALTAVPGIGKKGAQKLLLELKDRLGEPLGTGGAAIGRPVAAGWREQLHAALIGLGYATREADEAVSAVAPQADASGEVPQIGQLLKAALQTLNRAR encoded by the coding sequence ATGATCGCCTTCGTCAGCGGCCAGGTCGCCGCCCTCGCCCCCGACTCCGCGGTGGTCGAGGTGGGCGGCATCGGCATCGCCGTACAGTGCACGCCCAACACGCTCTCCGGACTGCGCATGGGCAAGGAGGCCCGGCTCGCCACCTCCCTGGTCGTACGGGAGGACTCGCTGACCCTGTACGGCTTCGTGGACGACGACGAGCGCCAGACCTTCGTGCTGCTGCAGACCGCGAGCGGCGTGGGCCCGCGGCTGGCCCAGGCCATGCTCGCCGTGCACAGCCCCGACGCCCTGCGCCGCGCGGTCTCCACCGGCGACGAGAAGGCCCTCACCGCCGTCCCGGGCATCGGCAAGAAGGGCGCCCAGAAGCTGCTGCTCGAACTGAAGGACCGCCTCGGTGAGCCGCTCGGCACGGGCGGCGCGGCCATCGGACGGCCCGTCGCCGCCGGGTGGCGCGAGCAGTTGCATGCCGCGCTCATCGGGCTGGGGTATGCGACCCGGGAGGCCGACGAGGCGGTCTCCGCGGTCGCGCCGCAGGCGGACGCCTCCGGCGAGGTGCCGCAGATCGGTCAGTTGTTGAAGGCCGCGCTCCAGACGCTCAACCGGGCTCGCTGA
- the ruvB gene encoding Holliday junction branch migration DNA helicase RuvB: protein MNWDETTDDDTAERLVGAAGDREEQAVEAALRPKDLGEFIGQEKVREQLDLVLRAARARGATADHVLLSGAPGLGKTTLSMIIAAEMEAPIRITSGPAIQHAGDLAAILSSLQEGEVLFLDEIHRMSRPAEEMLYMAMEDFRVDVIVGKGPGATAIPLELPPFTLVGATTRAGLLPPPLRDRFGFTAHMEFYEPAELERVIHRSAHLLDVEIDTDGAAEIAGRSRGTPRIANRLLRRVRDYAQVKADGIIDQDIARAALAVYEVDSRGLDRLDRGVLEALLKLFGGGPVGLSTLAVAVGEERETVEEVAEPFLVREGLLARTPRGRVATPAAWAHLGLTPPRSSTGGNGQGDLFGA from the coding sequence ATGAACTGGGACGAGACGACCGACGACGACACCGCCGAGCGGCTCGTCGGTGCGGCCGGTGACCGTGAGGAGCAGGCCGTCGAGGCCGCCCTGCGGCCCAAGGACCTCGGTGAGTTCATCGGTCAGGAGAAGGTCCGCGAGCAGCTCGACCTCGTCCTGCGCGCCGCCCGCGCGCGCGGCGCCACCGCCGACCACGTGCTGCTCTCCGGGGCCCCGGGCCTGGGCAAGACCACCCTCTCGATGATCATCGCCGCCGAGATGGAAGCCCCGATCCGCATCACCAGCGGCCCCGCCATCCAGCACGCGGGCGACCTCGCGGCGATCCTCTCCTCCCTCCAGGAGGGCGAGGTCCTCTTCCTCGACGAGATCCACCGCATGTCGCGGCCCGCCGAGGAGATGCTCTACATGGCGATGGAGGACTTCCGCGTCGACGTCATCGTCGGCAAGGGCCCCGGCGCCACCGCCATCCCGCTCGAACTGCCGCCCTTCACGCTGGTCGGCGCCACCACACGCGCGGGTCTGCTGCCGCCCCCGCTGCGCGACCGCTTCGGCTTCACCGCCCACATGGAGTTCTACGAGCCCGCCGAGCTGGAGCGTGTCATCCACCGCTCCGCGCACCTGCTCGACGTGGAGATCGACACGGACGGAGCCGCCGAGATCGCCGGCCGCTCCCGGGGCACACCCCGTATCGCCAACCGTCTGCTGCGCCGTGTCCGCGACTACGCCCAGGTCAAGGCCGACGGAATCATCGACCAGGACATCGCCAGGGCCGCCCTCGCCGTGTACGAAGTGGACAGCCGCGGCCTCGACCGCCTCGACCGGGGCGTCCTCGAAGCCCTTCTGAAGCTCTTCGGCGGCGGGCCCGTCGGCCTCTCCACGCTCGCCGTGGCCGTGGGGGAGGAGCGCGAGACCGTCGAAGAGGTCGCCGAACCCTTCCTCGTACGCGAGGGACTGCTGGCGCGTACGCCCCGCGGGCGTGTGGCCACACCGGCGGCCTGGGCCCACCTCGGCCTGACGCCGCCCCGGTCGTCAACCGGTGGAAACGGACAAGGGGACCTGTTCGGGGCGTGA
- the yajC gene encoding preprotein translocase subunit YajC, giving the protein MSLVTLLPFIVLIGAMFLMTRSAKKKQNAAAQMRNDMQPGTGVRTIGGMYATVKEVNEETVLLDAGPGVDLLFAKNAIGAVLGDDEYNRIVHGIEHDLKSDESVVPDDASSLTETDEPADASDGKAIDLGKKDAADEPVAEPIAEPAAEPADESAVAEPKKTDGAELKKSDGESDTK; this is encoded by the coding sequence GTGAGTCTCGTGACCCTCCTCCCGTTCATCGTGCTCATCGGGGCCATGTTCCTGATGACCCGGTCGGCCAAGAAGAAGCAGAATGCGGCTGCGCAGATGCGCAACGACATGCAGCCCGGTACCGGCGTCCGCACGATCGGTGGCATGTACGCGACGGTGAAGGAGGTCAACGAGGAGACGGTCCTTCTTGACGCAGGCCCGGGCGTCGACCTGCTCTTCGCGAAGAACGCCATCGGCGCGGTCCTCGGCGACGACGAGTACAACCGCATCGTCCACGGCATCGAGCACGACCTGAAGTCCGACGAGTCGGTCGTGCCGGACGACGCCTCCTCCCTCACCGAGACGGACGAGCCCGCCGACGCCTCCGACGGCAAGGCCATCGACCTCGGCAAGAAGGACGCGGCCGACGAGCCCGTCGCCGAACCGATCGCCGAGCCGGCGGCCGAGCCCGCCGACGAGTCCGCCGTCGCGGAGCCGAAGAAGACCGACGGCGCAGAGCTGAAGAAGTCCGACGGCGAGTCCGACACGAAGTAG
- the secD gene encoding protein translocase subunit SecD: MAAPKKGRQGTQGRPGRTLALILIAIVALTGGMFASGHTTPRLGIDLAGGTSITLQAKNEPGQKNAINKTNMDTAVDIMNRRVNGLGVSEAEVQTQGDSNIIVNIPKGTNSEQAREQVGTTAKLYFRPVLVTEVSGADAATPSPSASGSSGASPSASAKESEKATSSSSPSASATSQGRAVTDALKADPTPSASGTGSAAASPSASASTDPATAKLQAEYTALDCSKKTARAKAGDGAKAGDPTVACGQNSQGQWQKYILGPAEVEGTDVDKASALFDTQGAAGWKVTMDFTDKGGKKFASITGKLAKNQSPQNQFAIVLDGEVVSDPYVSQALTGGTAEISGSFDQQEAQDLANMLSYGALPLTFTEASVTTVTAALGGEQLEAGLIAGAIGLALVIIYLVLYYRGLSLIAIASLLVSAVMTYVIMSLLGPTIGFALNLPAVCGAIVAIGITADSFIVFFERIRDEIREGRTMRPAVERAWPRARRTILVSDFVSFLAAAVLFVVTVGKVQGFAFTLGLTTLLDVVVVFFFTKPLMTILARKKFFAEGHSWSGLDPKRLGVQPPLRRTRRASAPVDTKEA; encoded by the coding sequence GTGGCAGCACCCAAGAAGGGCCGACAGGGCACCCAGGGCAGGCCGGGGCGCACCTTGGCCCTGATCCTGATCGCCATCGTGGCGCTCACCGGCGGCATGTTCGCCTCCGGGCACACGACACCGCGACTGGGCATCGACCTCGCCGGCGGTACGAGCATCACGCTCCAGGCGAAGAACGAGCCCGGTCAGAAGAACGCGATCAACAAGACCAACATGGACACCGCGGTCGACATCATGAACCGCCGTGTCAACGGTCTGGGCGTCAGCGAAGCGGAGGTGCAGACCCAGGGCGACAGCAACATCATCGTCAACATCCCCAAGGGTACGAACTCCGAGCAGGCCCGGGAACAGGTCGGTACCACCGCCAAACTCTACTTCCGTCCCGTCCTGGTGACCGAGGTCTCCGGCGCCGACGCCGCGACCCCCTCGCCGAGCGCTTCCGGCAGCTCCGGCGCGAGCCCTTCCGCCTCCGCCAAGGAGAGCGAGAAGGCCACCTCGTCCTCGTCGCCCTCCGCCTCCGCCACCTCGCAGGGCCGGGCGGTCACCGACGCGCTGAAGGCCGATCCCACTCCCTCGGCGAGCGGCACGGGCAGTGCCGCCGCCAGCCCCTCGGCGTCCGCGAGCACCGACCCGGCGACCGCGAAGCTCCAGGCCGAGTACACCGCCCTGGACTGCAGCAAGAAGACGGCTCGCGCCAAGGCGGGTGACGGCGCCAAGGCCGGCGACCCGACCGTGGCCTGCGGCCAGAACTCGCAGGGCCAGTGGCAGAAGTACATCCTCGGCCCGGCCGAGGTCGAGGGCACGGATGTCGACAAGGCCTCGGCCCTGTTCGACACCCAGGGTGCCGCGGGCTGGAAAGTCACCATGGACTTCACGGACAAGGGTGGCAAGAAGTTCGCGAGCATCACGGGCAAGCTGGCGAAGAACCAGTCCCCGCAGAACCAGTTCGCCATCGTCCTCGACGGTGAGGTCGTCTCCGACCCGTACGTCAGCCAGGCGCTGACCGGCGGCACCGCGGAGATCTCCGGCAGCTTCGACCAGCAGGAGGCGCAGGACCTCGCCAATATGCTGTCGTACGGCGCGCTGCCGCTCACCTTCACCGAGGCGAGCGTCACCACCGTCACCGCCGCGCTCGGCGGCGAGCAGCTGGAGGCCGGTCTGATCGCCGGCGCCATCGGCCTGGCCCTGGTCATCATCTACCTGGTGCTCTACTACCGGGGTCTGTCGCTCATCGCCATCGCCTCGCTGCTGGTCTCCGCGGTCATGACCTACGTGATCATGTCGCTGCTCGGCCCGACCATCGGCTTCGCGCTGAACCTGCCGGCGGTCTGCGGCGCCATTGTGGCCATCGGCATCACGGCGGACTCGTTCATCGTGTTCTTCGAGCGCATCCGTGACGAGATCCGCGAAGGCCGCACCATGCGCCCCGCGGTCGAGCGTGCCTGGCCTCGTGCCCGGCGCACCATCCTGGTCTCCGACTTCGTGTCGTTCCTCGCCGCCGCCGTGCTGTTCGTCGTCACCGTCGGCAAGGTCCAGGGCTTCGCCTTCACGCTGGGTCTGACCACCCTGCTCGACGTGGTCGTCGTCTTCTTCTTCACCAAGCCGCTGATGACGATCCTGGCCCGCAAGAAGTTCTTCGCCGAGGGCCACAGCTGGTCCGGCCTCGATCCGAAGCGACTGGGTGTCCAGCCGCCGCTGCGCCGCACCCGCCGTGCGTCCGCCCCCGTCGACACGAAGGAGGCGTGA
- the secF gene encoding protein translocase subunit SecF: protein MSKLGTLGARLHRGEIGYDFVGKRKIWYGVSILITITAILGLAVRGLNMGIEFQGGAVFTTERTSISVSQAETYAEEASGHDAIVQKLGNGGLRIQVAGVDTSKSDQIKQQLAKDLKVDSEKIAADLVGPSWGDQVANKAWQGLAIFMVLVVIYLAIAFEWRMAAAALVALIHDITITVGVYALVGFEVTPGTVIGLLTILGYSLYDTVVVFDSLKEQTKDITKQTRYTYSEIADRSINGTLVRSINTTVVALLPVAGLLFIGGGVLGAGMLNDISLSLFVGLAAGAYSSIFIATPLVADLKEREPQIKALRKRILAKRAAAAAKGESLETPVVERSYDDEEPEDDATPAVVGPRAQRAQPSSRGRGRGRPSGKRR, encoded by the coding sequence ATGTCGAAACTCGGCACCCTCGGCGCCCGGCTCCACCGCGGCGAGATCGGTTACGACTTCGTCGGCAAGCGCAAGATCTGGTACGGCGTCTCGATCCTGATCACCATCACGGCCATCCTGGGCCTCGCGGTGCGCGGTCTGAACATGGGCATCGAGTTCCAGGGCGGCGCCGTCTTCACCACCGAGCGCACCAGCATCTCGGTGAGCCAGGCGGAGACGTACGCGGAAGAGGCCTCCGGCCACGACGCGATCGTCCAGAAGCTCGGCAACGGCGGACTGCGCATCCAGGTCGCCGGCGTCGACACCAGCAAGTCCGACCAGATCAAGCAGCAGCTCGCCAAGGACCTGAAGGTCGACTCGGAGAAGATCGCCGCCGACCTGGTCGGCCCCAGCTGGGGTGATCAGGTCGCCAACAAGGCCTGGCAGGGCCTGGCGATCTTCATGGTCCTGGTGGTGATCTATCTGGCCATCGCCTTCGAGTGGCGCATGGCCGCGGCAGCGCTCGTGGCGCTCATCCACGACATCACCATCACGGTCGGTGTCTACGCGCTCGTCGGCTTCGAAGTCACACCGGGCACCGTGATCGGTCTGCTCACGATCCTCGGTTATTCGCTGTACGACACGGTGGTCGTCTTCGACAGCCTCAAGGAGCAGACGAAGGACATCACCAAACAGACCCGCTACACGTACAGCGAGATCGCCGACCGCTCGATCAACGGCACCCTGGTGCGTTCCATCAACACCACGGTCGTCGCGCTGCTCCCGGTGGCCGGCCTGCTGTTCATCGGTGGCGGCGTCCTCGGCGCGGGCATGCTCAACGACATCTCGCTGTCGCTGTTCGTCGGCCTCGCGGCCGGTGCGTACTCCTCGATCTTCATCGCCACGCCGCTCGTCGCCGACCTCAAGGAGCGCGAGCCGCAGATAAAGGCACTGAGGAAGCGCATCCTGGCCAAGCGGGCCGCCGCCGCGGCGAAGGGCGAGTCCCTGGAGACCCCCGTCGTCGAGCGCTCGTACGACGACGAGGAGCCGGAGGACGACGCGACCCCCGCGGTCGTCGGACCCCGTGCCCAGCGCGCCCAGCCCTCGTCCCGGGGCAGGGGCCGCGGCCGTCCCTCGGGGAAGCGCCGATGA
- a CDS encoding adenine phosphoribosyltransferase, whose product MTGVQELLLSRIRDVPDYPEPGVMFKDITPLLADPAAFTALTEALAEISVRNGATKIVGLEARGFILGAPVAVRAGLGFIPVRKAGKLPGATLSQSYELEYGSAEIEVHAEDLTPGDRVMVVDDVLATGGTAEASLRLIRRAGAEIAGVAVLMELGFLGGRARLEPVLDGVPLEALLTV is encoded by the coding sequence ATGACCGGCGTCCAGGAGCTGCTGCTCAGCCGGATCCGTGACGTGCCGGACTACCCGGAGCCGGGCGTGATGTTCAAGGACATCACCCCGCTCCTGGCGGACCCGGCGGCGTTCACCGCGCTCACCGAGGCACTGGCCGAGATCAGTGTCCGCAACGGCGCCACGAAGATCGTCGGCCTGGAGGCCCGCGGCTTCATCCTGGGCGCCCCCGTCGCGGTCCGCGCCGGGCTCGGCTTCATCCCCGTACGCAAGGCGGGCAAGCTCCCCGGAGCGACCCTCAGCCAGTCGTACGAGCTGGAGTACGGCTCCGCCGAGATCGAGGTGCACGCCGAGGACCTCACGCCGGGCGACCGCGTCATGGTCGTCGACGACGTCCTCGCCACCGGTGGCACCGCCGAGGCCTCGCTCCGGCTCATCCGCAGGGCGGGAGCCGAGATCGCCGGTGTCGCCGTTCTCATGGAGCTCGGCTTCCTGGGCGGCCGCGCCCGCCTGGAGCCGGTTCTGGACGGCGTTCCGCTGGAGGCACTGCTCACGGTCTGA